The Brassica napus cultivar Da-Ae chromosome C1, Da-Ae, whole genome shotgun sequence DNA segment AAATGGGTTTCCAAACCTCTTCTGGTGATCACACACTCTTTACCAAACATGCCGGTAACGTTTACATGGTTGTCTTggtttatgttgatgatataATCATCGCTAGTAGTTGTGATCATGCTACGGAGCTTCTTAAGAAATCATTACAGACTTCTTTCAAACTACGAGACTTGGGTCCTCTTCgatattttttgggtttagagATAGCTCGCTCTTCTGCAGGCATCACTCTTTGCCAACGCAAATACATTCTTGATCTTCTTACTGAGACAGGTTTACTGGGATGCAAGCCTTCCTCTATCCCCATGGACCCTAGCATCAAACTCTCTTCAGAAGATGGTGATTTATTGGACAATGCAGAGAGGTATCGACGGTTGGTAGGGAAGCTCTTGTATCTGACGTTTACACGACCTGATATTACATTTGCGGTTCACAGATTATGTCAGTTTACTGCATCTCCTCGTGCTCCTCATCTACACGCAGCATATAAAGTCCTACATTACTTGAAGGGTACGGTTGGACAAGGCCTTttctattcttcttcttctgacttGAAGCTTTCTGCCTTTGCTGATGCGGATTGGGGTTCTTGTGGCGACACTCGTCGTAGTGTGTCAGGTCTCTGTGTGTTCGTAGGCACTGCCCTCATTGTTTGGAAGTCAAACAAACAAGACACTGTTTCCTGTTCAACCGCTGAATCGGAATATCGCGCCATGTCTGAAGCTGTAAGAGAAATGATTTGGTTCCGGAATCTTCTTGAAGACTTCTGGATTGAGAGTACAGGCCCTGCTCCTCTCTATTGTGATAACATTGCTGCCATTCATATCGCCAACAACTCGGTCTTCCACGAACGGACCAAACACGTCGAACGTGATTGTCATATCGTTCGGGAACGAGTCAAGTCCGGCATGATCAAGACTCTCCACGTACGTTCAGAGAATCAGCTGGCCGACATCTTAACTAAACCTCTATACCCTGGTTCCTTCCGTCATTTATTAAGCAAGATGGAGTTCATTAACATCTAtgctccatcttgagggggaaTATTGGTTTATTATAATTTCATTGGTTTAGTTTGTACATGTTACAAACCCGGTTTGTTCCGGTTAGCTGATTAGATCAAGTGTATATAGTGACAAACTCATCACACGTAAATGTCTAACAGAAATATTCCCttattttgtcttcttctttctctctcatgTGAGCACACTTTCTCCATGTTTGCTTGGAGAAGAAACCATAATTTCTGTTCATCTAAACACTAAAAGAAAAGTCTCTCATATCTATAGACAAAGATTCACGCTTGGTGATGCATAGTTTGCTTGAACAACTAGGTAAAGAAATTACCCACAAAGAATACAGAGATGAGTATGGGAGATGTAAGTTCGTAGTGGATGCTGGGGAGCTTGGTGACAGCATTGAGGGGAGAACCTATAAAGGGATCGTTGATCCTTTCAAGGGTCTTTCTCCGTTTCCTTCCCGTTGTTCACACCAAGTCTTCCCAAGTTTTTGTGGGGTAGATGTCCGAAAAGCCTTCCTCCCTCACATGCTGAAGGAGTTCAAAAACAAAGGAATTACTGTATTCACTGataataaagatattaaaagaagCATGTCGATTGGTCCTGAGCTCAAAGAAGCTATAAAAGGATCGAGGGTCTCCATTGTTATAGTGTCGAAGAATTATGCTTCTTCAACG contains these protein-coding regions:
- the LOC125580970 gene encoding probable disease resistance protein RPP1, coding for MHSLLEQLGKEITHKEYRDEYGRCKFVVDAGELGDSIEGRTYKGIVDPFKGLSPFPSRCSHQVFPSFCGVDVRKAFLPHMLKEFKNKGITVFTDNKDIKRSMSIGPELKEAIKGSRVSIVIVSKNYASSTWCLDELVLIIKCREELGQIVMPIFYEVEPTDVKRQKEYFGSVFEKTCEGKSVEDIEKWKQALKEVATIAGFDSGDWLVIFICSNHFGTSLYMCSNFS